In Scatophagus argus isolate fScaArg1 chromosome 18, fScaArg1.pri, whole genome shotgun sequence, the DNA window ACTGTGAATAGAataaagtgaaggagaaaagatGAATGGACGGATGTCTGTTTTCAGAAGTTTAATTTTTCGTTATGAGACTTCCAGCACCTTGTGAAAGCATAtggaaaaaaggcaaaaacacaccaaaaccaCCATTTTTATACttgatttacacacacagttgcCCACTATTATGATGAATATTTCATCTGCTGCATAAATCTTCTTGTTTAGCCACATCATGCTACACACACTTCATATTCCCAAATTCCTGGGAATATGACATCCATGATTTTGGAAATTAGCAAGCAAAGGAGCAGGAAATTAAGATCACCAGATGAAACCACCAAGCCtaatcattttctttgattttggcTTTTTCAGCACCTTGAGCAGATACTGTGGCAGTCTGCTGGActgctgcatctgcatctgcatctgcatccGCGTCTGCATTTGTGACAGCATCGGTGACTCCATGGATGATATCTGCGCCCCCGCCTGCTCTGGCTGCTGTGCCTCAGTGAAGCACAGGACCTAGGGGTGTGAACGGTTGGTCCTTGTATCATTGGGATAACTGTTAAGGTTGgcattgtctgtgtgtgtgtgtgtgtgcgtgcgtgcgtgtgtgtgtgtgtgtgtgtgtgtggttttttttttacaagagaCTCTAAAGCCCCTTGCTGAATCACTgaatcacacatacacacaaaggtattcaagtacacacacatttgtacacagaTGTTTTCCTCAGCATTAGTGGTGGCTCTTGGGCAGGATTACACTATTGTGTAAGCCTACATAGTCTGACTCACTTACAAGTAAAATTCTGTTGGAAAACTTTCACTGCGCAATCCTTTACTCCCACTCCTATAGATAATAAGAGGTTTCCCACATCACTTCTGGCGGAAAGGTAACTGTTGCACTATCAGCGTCACATGTCTCAACGGTTGGGAACAAAGTCACCCTTAATGAACAAGCCAGAACTCATCCAAAGCAAGTGGCCATGTTTGCAGTGTATTcaggcaataaaacaaaataactataaagtaaataaaataatgaagcaATCATTTTGACAACTCCCACACCTATTTTTCCTCACTAGGTACACATTGCAAGGCTGTGTTACTGCTGTAGCACGGAATGGTTCTAGCTTTTAGTCACAGCTAATTAAACTGTAAGTCTCAAAAATGAAGTGCTCATCTTTCAAAAAAATATTGCAGAGAATTTGTGGCTGTGGTGTTTGCATTTTTCAACCTAAAGATGCATCAATGCCTTGTATTTGACTTGGGTATCAGCAGGAAAGACCTCAGTTATTAACATTTTCAGGTTTAACAGACTGTATTTTATGCAGTGTGAGCATTTGCTGACCAGCCATGGGACGTACTGACAACCACCACCCCTACTTTTTTTGCTGCTTGCTGACTCACAGTGCAGATACAATATCATAATGTGACAGCGCCCCCACCTGGTTAATTTGAGACATTGCAGTTGTCGTCTGAATTCAAGCGGAACGAGCTAACATGAACAGGACAAGGGAGGAGACAGCGCAGTGGATAAATAGCAACAGGACAATCAGCTATCGGCCTTTATGTGtataagaaaaatattttctgaaaggGAACGATAACTGGCGTTCCACGGTAAGTGAAAGTCCTTGTCATCCTGCGTCACGGTAGCTTTGTCCACGTAGGCTGCCCGTCGTAGCTTACTAGCTAACGTGAAGGAAATATGATAGCCTTGTATCCCATGGTCTTTCAGTGAAATATAGGACACGCCAACCGCTGTTCAAAAACATGTTGGTTAAGCGATTTCCGGGTATATTCTTGGCAAAATacctaaaataaaatagaagaaGGTCTTTAACTAACTATTAGGAACTACTACTTGATTCGGCTCGAATCTATTATTATAagcatcttttatttaaatgaatttccAGTTAGATTACTTTGTTTGCACTGTTGTGAATAGTAACAATAGTAACTAACCTTGCTAAGGTTAACTGGTGTGGTGCATTGATTCTGGAATAACGTTTTTCCTAACTGGTGTGCTTGGTAGTTACTTCCTATACAGTGTTTACTATGTTACCTGACGTATACTTTCAATTCACAACCATTGTAGCAACAAACTGTGCATGAATGGAAAGCAGGGTAACACTGCATCCATTGCCACACGTTGTGAGTGCAGTTCGTTCGTTAACGTCACTTGCTAACTGCCAACCAAACGCTAGGCACGGCATTGATCACTTgacttaaacacacagactAGAAAGTACAGAGGATATTTAGCAGAAGGCGTCTTGTTGGCTCCTGTCCCAGCACTTTCGTCATGTTTCTCAAACGCACCTAAAATAGCTGTACGAGTCAGATAAGAGTGAGTGAGCAGGATGAACATGAAATGATTCCTATTATATAATTTTGTGTGCTCCTTATAAAAGGTATTACTGGGTTGTTTTAGGGATGTCATTTGGAGTCATACAGAGGTACAGGGCTGACTCTGTACCTCTGGCTCCACTATTGCTGAATTAATGTGAACGCATTTGCTGTCAATCTCTCAGTCTGAACAGAAATCGATTTGAGCTTGTCATTCATGAAAACCACCATCCAGGTACCTCTGCATTTATACTGAACCAAAGCAGCAAGAGACGGCTCACATTTACGTTAGAACCGGTGGAGACAAGCTCATCAGTTGGCAAGATGATATGACGCACAAACTATCTACTGATCTTTAATGCCTTTTTTCCTTCATGAATTTGACACACAATTCACAAATCCATAAATTATGAATGACATGTGGCCCATGTGAATAATTCATCCGCCGTCAGGGTCTGCTACCCTCTTCTCAGGCGTTTTCCTGATAAATTCTGCTCTACTGGTTTGAAAGTAAGGGAATTTTGAAGATCCCCGTTTTTTGCGGTCTACTCAGACAAGCttaaagccttttttttaaaatggtaaaTAAAATGATCATTCAATCATGATTAttcttgtgttttcctgtaCAGAGTGACTTCATCAGTCTCTTGGGGTGTGCATTACGCCTTCTTTTTATCATCACACAGCACCTCTGAAGTAAGGCAGGTGTGAAGATCTGTGCTGACTACTGCAGTGGCGGGACGGGTGCAAGCAGCTCAGGAAGATGGCATCACCTTTTGTGCCTGTTCCTGTGCCCATGGACAGAACATTGTCAGGAGGTAGCAGCAAGCTCAGACGGCCACAACGAGCTTCATCGCTAGGCAGCGTCTCCAGCAGCtcgtcctcttcttctgtcACAAGGGTGGCTGAGGAGGACCACGGAGGCAGATGTGGAGGATTAAGTTCCCAGCGTCAATCTCGCATGGACAGAGGCAGCCGGAGCAGAACCCCACCACCCATCCAGAGCCCTGTGACACAGGCAAGGGTGAACGGGCCTCTGGAACCCTCTGTAGTGTATTCCAGCTGCCCCCGCTCCATATCGGACCCTGTTGGGAGCCAGCAAGGCGAGGAAAGGCCTATTACTCCTACTGTGTTGGGATATGAAGTCATGGAGGAGAGGGCCAAGTTCACGGTATGAAGCCAGAAAATCAGATTATGTGACACCATGACAACCTTTTGAAACTTGTGTAGAATATGTGGCACAAGTCTCCAGCTAAGTGCTCTGATTAAAGTTTAAATCCTACATTATTTACCCTATATTGACATGCAGGTCGGCAGCATTTTAACCTATTTATCAGTTTCCCTGTGGTATagtgacatgaaaacactttTACAAAGGGAATAAACATGCTCACTGAGGCTAAGTATACACTAAGATGCATTCTAGAGATTAAAAGTCTAATGGCAACATTTGCTCAACATACATATAGTTATTATTTAGAGGTTTAAGGTTTAAGATTTCGTCTGTTGTCTTCGCTGCAGGTATTTAAGGTCCTGGTCAAGAAGACTCCAGATGAGAGCTGGGTTGTTTTTAGAAGATACACAGATTTCTCCAGGCTCAACGACaaggtgtgtttgggtgtgttgTCTGTGCACACGTGTGCAAATGCTGTTGAAAATATGGGCCTATCTGAAGCTTTATTTCACATCTGTCCGTGTTTACAGATGCTGTTTATGACTATCAACTTGTTTCTTTCAGTAtgctttcctttgttttttttgaacaCACTGCGGAAGAGATTAGAGCTATACAAAGAAGCCCTCTGTTCCCAAATAACCAACAGGCCATAGCCGACGGGGTACTCATGGTTTTGGTTGCAACGGTTTGGTCACAGATTACAGAAGGGAAACTAGAGCCATGTGATGATACTGTATGAGGCGAAAGAACCTACAACAAAAATAGGTGATTGTTAAAAAGCTGTAAAGACGCAACAATCAACGACCTCTGTGGGCCAGACCTATTCAACTGGCAGCCTGTGGACCAAATCAGACCTTTATCAACCTAAATGTGGTGATAACAGCCATACAAGATGTCCCTTCTCAAAacttcaaacaacaaaaagtagATCTTAAACACCGACAATTCACCACTGAGTGGACAGGGATGTAGCTGCTTGTCTTACCACCAAATAGAGTAAAGCCCCCGGCTCTGCAGTGATAGAATTTAATGTGAGGAGTTTAAATGTGAAGAGACATTTGCAGGCTAAAAACGTTCAAACAGACTTTCCACTAAGCTTGGATGTTCACAAgctttattttaacatgtttaatTTCCTAGCTGTACAGGTTTGACATGGGGCTTATAAATGACCCGTTGGCACCTGCTGTAGGCCTGCAAATTATTAATTAAGCCTGTTACTTCAATTCACAACAAGaatggaaacacagaaaatatgagCACCCTGCATTCAACATAAAGAGAGAGGACAGCAGGGGGGGTGGTTATCCCGTCCTAGATTCCTGTGGAGTTTCCACAGAGGCAGCTGAAATCATCACACTGTGCTGATGGTCTTTTGCCATGCTTGTAATGTAACTGTACAGGTCTCATAGGTCATCCATCGAACTGGATGGAAATGTTTCACCTCAGGTGCAttttttcacaaacatttgGATGATATTcctgtgtgtaaatattattGCAGTTAAAGAGAGCTTAAACACATTATGATAAACAGCAGTATAGATACCTTTTCTGCTCACACATGATCAGGTTTTCAATATGCAGTGCTGTCTCCACACAGGGTGGCTGGCGCCAAGTACTATTTATGTAGTAGTTTGGGCCTCAGCCAACATTATTCCACTCAAGATTATGCACAGTGCACAGGctacaaagtgtaaaaacaagttAGTGTatatacttacacacacacacacacacacacaccaactcacCTCCTGCTGAGCAAATCAACATCAGGGCCTGTTATCAGTGCAGTTTGCCCCAAAGCTGACTGCTTACATCTGTTTTGAAGGTTTAGTAAATTACTTAGCACATCTTGTATGTTCCCATGATAAGTAAAAGCAGCGGTGCAGCATGATTAACTTTGAAGGTTCCTGCAGAGGCAGTCATTGCAGAACAGTCAACGGTAGACtgacatcaaaaacacacacagcaggttaGGAGGCTTATGTCACAAAGGTATTGGGCATTTTTTAGTTATTCCTCTTGAGATGCACAAACCATTAGTTTTAACTTATAGTGACTACCTACAGTACAGAGAAAGTGGGCAGTCCTAGTTCTTGATAAAGGGCAGCAATTGGTCTTTTTGGATAGAGTTAGTTTATTTAATTCAATAGTAAAGTGACCAGTTTtcacaaaaagaatttcacatCTGTAAAGACATGCCAGAGCATTCCTGCAACACAACCCACTTCTCTGCTGTCTATTTGTATGCTTGGTATGTTCTAAACCATTATGGTGTCTAAGTGTGGCCAAATACCCACTGCATTCTACTTATTGTATACCTCATGCAATTAAGTTTTCATGTCAATCATTCCACCTACCCACTGCGCAGCTATGCTGGAGATCAGGGTGAAATTTCATAAGTTTCCAGCAAAGTTGCATGTAGGCACAGTTCTTCCTGTCAGTCATATCTCGGAATGAggtgcaaaaacaaaattaaaaaacatatctaaaatgatgttaaaaatGCCTCACTGAGGTTCTGCTCAACAGCAGTATGGCACCAGCACAGTGCGCTTCGTTGTGCGTTCAAAGTTCATAGAGACTATGAACGCACTGGTGCGCACatgcagatttttaaaagaaattcagCTTGCCTCATGCCTTCTGGTAACATATTGTTTGAATTCTCGTAGTATAGTCttgttttcacaaacaaatgtaCCAAATGCGAAACTAtttttgaaacactgaaaagatgGTTTAGTGAAGGACTTACTCCAtgattttgctttcatttttcagtataactttgtctctgtgttatCTCCATGCATGTCAATAACAAATTGTCTTTAAAAGGAGAGTTCAtcccagaataaaaaaatatcacattttccCTCTTATCTATATTGTTGTTTGCTTGGTGCTTGGTGTGAGTTGCACAGTTTTACAGATATTAGCTGTAGCGATTTCTCAAGATAATCCTCAGACCTCGCTGTGAGcagaactattttctttctgcagcactACACGTGTCACTGCGCAGAAGGAAGTGTGTGTCTACGCATGGACCGAAAGGCTTGTGCTTGTGACAGggcaggatgtaaacattaaaggTGTCCACCGGTGAGCCGTAACATTAGCTAGCTTGCCTCTTGTACATGAGACGATGCATGCTTCCTCGTGTGCAGTGATGCAGAATTGCTGACAAGATCTGTGGTTTAGGAGGCAttgctgttttgctttattttattttattttttgtgtgctttgatCACTGAGTATTCTTTTACTGCCACTGTATTGCAGAGAGATTATGTGACATTTATTccttactctgtgtgtgtgtgtgtgtgtgtgtgtgtgtgtgtgtgtgttgtagctgAGAGAAATGTTCCCAGGTTTCCGCCTATCGCTGCCTCCTAAGCGGTGGTTCAAAGACAACTATGACAGCGACTTCCTGGAAGACAGACAATTAGGACTGCAGGCCTTTTTACAAAACCTGGTTGCACATAAGGACATTGCCAACTGGTGTGTGATGTGATTATTCCgtgtttttaatattcaaattaagtggttttgggtttttttgtgtacTAACTGTGATCACCTGATGGTTGATTATTCCTGTTTATTACTGTCAGCAAACAACTGACAGCAAAATACTTTTTGTTCGTTGTGTATGAGCTCACCAGTCTGTTCAACagcaacgcacacacacacacattgatgtCACATCATTTGTTCTCCTTAACAGCCTGCCAGTGAGAGAGTTCCTGTGTCTCGATGACCCGCCTGGGCCTTTCGACAGTCTGGAGGAGAGCAGAGTAAGTGTGCAAGTGCTcatgtactgtgtgtttgtgctatCCATGTCACTTTGAGGCCTTGTGAAGAGGATTTTTGTTATTGCTGTAGGGCTGGGTATTGAAGATTTATCCATTAACTTTGTCCATTGTTTTGTCCATAGCAGAAAGTTTAGAGAACATGGTTAAGTATTATGCAAATAAATCTTTATACTCAAGATAGCACAAACTTTTGCATCACCACAGTTTTTCAATGTAGCTGCATAAGATTGCAATCATAACAAACATAGTCCCAATTCACAAGACGGGAAAATTGATTGCTGTTTCTTGTGTGTCTatgcatgtttctgtttttatgtatcTTGTAAAATAATGCCACAGATTTTACACCCCACACACTGCAATTCAGAAGCACTTCTTGTATGTACATTGCTCTGAAGATACATTAAACTAAAGTGTCCACATTCGGCAGAATACAGTATGGTATGACGTCAATTCCAAACCTACATATGGCTTCTGCATTTTATGAGGAAACGCAAGAGCATTTGGTGAAGACAGCAGGCACTCACTCTCATTACAGCAGGCTTGTTACATGTTTTCTCCCTGTAGCTGCCACCATAAAAACAGCCAAATTGGCCTAGAAGTTGTTGAGGCTGACACCTCGGACCTGTGTGTTAAACACCTCAGTTCTAGATTTAATATATGGCCTCAGATTAACATATGGTCTGCATTTAGGTTTGCTTGTTGAAAGTTTCCACATCAGAAATTTTATCCCTGCCTTCTCCTCTGTTGGTTGTCCCAGTTTGCCTTCCACGATTTTGGTTGTACCGtcattttctgctcttctttcttctgtcactGCCTCCCGGCAGGCGTTCTGTGAGACTCTGGAGGAGAGCAACTATCGTCTCCAGAAGGAGCTGCTAGAGAAGCAGAAGGAGATCGCCTCCCTAAAGCGGAGGCTAGAGGAGAGGGAACAGGCAATCCTGCTACTGGAGAAACATATTAAGTCAGTAGACCTgcatatgtacatacacacatagaaacaAACATACCAATTTCATATATCGAAAGCTTTGGTTCCCATTGCTAAAATAGAATTAAATGTAGTGCTTAAGTCAATAAGAACCACCtggttgggtgtgtgtgtgtgtgtctgtctgtccttctaACTGTCCCagtggtgagtgtgtgagccCAGAGTCTCCGTGTGGTCTGTCAGCTCAGGGCAGTGACAGCAGTGCAGATGCAGATGTGGAGTCGTCTGCTGCAGAGGCTGATCAGGACATGCCTGACGATGCTGGGTAAAAatcccccccccaaacacacacacacacacacacacacacacaaaggggtGTATCAGATGTAGGAGTATATGCACCAACAAACGCCACTCTGGTGTACATAGGGATGGGCATTTCGGGCCCATTTTAAGTCATTCTGTTTTGATCAATGCAGCCGTGGCATTTTACTAGATATTTTCCTCTATTCTTTGCTCGTACCATCAACTGAGTATAATGATGCAGCTCTAGTTCTCAGTTCAGTACAATGCACTTTTTTCCATATCGTCAGCACCTCGACATTGTCATCCCGTACACAGCACTCTCACCACTTTactgtgtgtgaagtgtgttttgatGAATTCTATTTTTGCACTTGTTTTTCTTGGTGTTAAGCTGTTCCTAATGAATTATCCTATCATATAATCCTTTATAATCCTTTCAGTGAAGTGGAAGGATAATGCCCCATTACTGACTGGAAGCTTTTAATTTGAACCAGATGGAGGAGGTTATGTTAACAGCAACATGGCAAATgtgaacagactgaaaaacCTGGAGCCTTTGTACTAATATCACatttacaaatgtaaaacaagGGGATACGATggtccatttctctctctctctctctctctctctctctctctctctctctctctcacacacagctgaggtAAAGAAGACTGTGACTGATTGATTATCTTGCGTAACAAGCTTGATTGATAGGGGCTAAGGTGGGGTTTTCCTGCCTCAGCCCGCTACCTTATTAAATTACAAAGTACTGATCTTGCACAGACACAAGAAAGACTAAGACAGTAGTCATAAAGTGTGCCAAGAAAATATCCCCCGCATGTTTACATCACAGCTACCCCGAAACCGTTGACAGGCAGGAAGAGTCCATGCTCTGATGTTATTTACACTAAATTCTGACCCTATCCCTGATCTGAAAACCATCACTGTTATTTTCACCACAcctgttcagttgtttttttaaaatgttttcccttcttgtgttttttttcccccttataTTTCACAGCAGCGCTGCCCCAATCTGAAAACAGAGCCCCGTAACATGTGAGGTACTCCACATCCAAAACTCAGCAGGCTAAccaatgtgacattttgtcttttcttcttcttctcagtaACATGCATCCCACTGTTAAATACTGTTCTGTAATGGAAGTGTCCTGTTGTTATGGTATCTGTGTCAAAGAATAGGTTTGTATTGTATTCAAGTCTGGCTTAACACAATACTCACATGCTACATGTGAAGTTGATTTGTTATCCCTCCTGTCCACACATATGGATACGTGTACATATGACATGTCAGTATTGTATTGAGATTTACTTGAAAAATCCAGACCTATCTTGTAATAGCTTGCAGTCATGATGTTTTTAAGTTGGGGTCGGTTCAGTTTCAGTGCACCTAATTCAGGAAAATTGATGTTCTCTCCTTTTACACAATGTGTCTTCCCATTCCCTTAAGCTACCGTGGCCCAGTGGACACGAACCTTTAAAAGAAGTGTATTTTTCTCCAGAGGTTTGAGAGTTCTTATTATTGTAAGAAGAGGGTTAGAGgcaaaaaaatttaataaataagtaaCACAAAAGCTGGCTAAATGTTACACACTCAAGTGAAGCGTTGAGTGTTTTTTCCACTTTCTGAATTGACTGACCTGAAAATGATTTGTCCCCCACTGTGGTTTGTATTCATTGTACTTCAGTGTTCTGTGCTCTGTGAACCCTCTGGCTGTGCCACGCTGCTGCGTCACATGTGACTAACACACACTCTTATTGCCTCTCTTTCACATGGTGATGAGTGCTCACGATGTGGGCATCGTAGGTTTTTGGATTTCAGGTCTTGCTCCTACCTCTCCCCCTCTGGTTTGTTGACATACAGCAAAAGGTTTCTTGTCTTCAAGCTTATAATGTGAAGTTTGAAGACAATATGTCTCCTCCCAAAGGGATGGCATGCTGATTGAGCTACTTTAGCATCCCTCTTCTATTGTAGATGTCTTCTTGGATCttctcagtctgtctttctttatgttgtgtgttgtcTCCAGTTCTCACGCCTCGAGCTGAATGTATTCCGTTTGCTTGTACCCCCCTCCCTCTAGTGGCAGGTGTGAGGTCCAGCCGGTGCGATCCTCTGCCTGTTGGTGTGGGCCATTGCTCGGTACCTCTCCTCCAGTCATCCAGGTCACTCAGCTTGACTACCAGAAGCTGGATCCCTAACAACGACCAGTGGTCCTCGCATTTTTCCCTTCATCTCCCCCTCCTATACCATTCCACACCACCTTCCATATGTTCAAGCCCTAT includes these proteins:
- the snx16 gene encoding sorting nexin-16 isoform X3 — protein: MASPFVPVPVPMDRTLSGGSSKLRRPQRASSLGSVSSSSSSSSVTRVAEEDHGGRCGGLSSQRQSRMDRGSRSRTPPPIQSPVTQARVNGPLEPSVVYSSCPRSISDPVGSQQGEERPITPTVLGYEVMEERAKFTVFKVLVKKTPDESWVVFRRYTDFSRLNDKLREMFPGFRLSLPPKRWFKDNYDSDFLEDRQLGLQAFLQNLVAHKDIANCLPVREFLCLDDPPGPFDSLEESRAFCETLEESNYRLQKELLEKQKEIASLKRRLEEREQAILLLEKHINGECVSPESPCGLSAQGSDSSADADVESSAAEADQDMPDDAGAAPI
- the snx16 gene encoding sorting nexin-16 isoform X4, encoding MASPFVPVPVPMDRTLSGGSSKLRRPQRASSLGSVSSSSSSSSVTRVAEEDHGGRCGGLSSQRQSRMDRGSRSRTPPPIQSPVTQARVNGPLEPSVVYSSCPRSISDPVGSQQGEERPITPTVLGYEVMEERAKFTVFKVLVKKTPDESWVVFRRYTDFSRLNDKLREMFPGFRLSLPPKRWFKDNYDSDFLEDRQLGLQAFLQNLVAHKDIANCLPVREFLCLDDPPGPFDSLEESRAFCETLEESNYRLQKELLEKQKEIASLKRRLEEREQAILLLEKHINGECVSPESPCGLSAQGSDSSADADVESSAAEADQDMPDDAG
- the snx16 gene encoding sorting nexin-16 isoform X1; translation: MASPFVPVPVPMDRTLSGGSSKLRRPQRASSLGSVSSSSSSSSVTRVAEEDHGGRCGGLSSQRQSRMDRGSRSRTPPPIQSPVTQARVNGPLEPSVVYSSCPRSISDPVGSQQGEERPITPTVLGYEVMEERAKFTVFKVLVKKTPDESWVVFRRYTDFSRLNDKLREMFPGFRLSLPPKRWFKDNYDSDFLEDRQLGLQAFLQNLVAHKDIANCLPVREFLCLDDPPGPFDSLEESRAFCETLEESNYRLQKELLEKQKEIASLKRRLEEREQAILLLEKHINGECVSPESPCGLSAQGSDSSADADVESSAAEADQDMPDDAGGRCEVQPVRSSACWCGPLLGTSPPVIQVTQLDYQKLDP
- the snx16 gene encoding sorting nexin-16 isoform X2; this encodes MASPFVPVPVPMDRTLSGGSSKLRRPQRASSLGSVSSSSSSSSVTRVAEEDHGGRCGGLSSQRQSRMDRGSRSRTPPPIQSPVTQARVNGPLEPSVVYSSCPRSISDPVGSQQGEERPITPTVLGYEVMEERAKFTVFKVLVKKTPDESWVVFRRYTDFSRLNDKLREMFPGFRLSLPPKRWFKDNYDSDFLEDRQLGLQAFLQNLVAHKDIANCLPVREFLCLDDPPGPFDSLEESRAFCETLEESNYRLQKELLEKQKEIASLKRRLEEREQAILLLEKHINGECVSPESPCGLSAQGSDSSADADVESSAAEADQDMPDDAGSAAPI